The following are encoded together in the Montipora foliosa isolate CH-2021 chromosome 12, ASM3666993v2, whole genome shotgun sequence genome:
- the LOC137979897 gene encoding uncharacterized protein, producing MDWAMKFLPTSFRETQRDWFGKKGKSWHVTVAVTKSNSDNIEARTYVHLFDECTQNWFAVASILEHTLTTVKEANPSIQEAFLRSDNAGCYHCAYLILSLPSLGDRAGIKIARYDFSDPQAGKDVCDRRIATVKSHMRRYINEGHDIRSASDMKAAIDSYGGVKGCQAAVVKVQEYSHTMKKHTMSGIQALNNFSFESEGLRVWKAYNVGPGKLFSPVKVKGFGTPQGPTDLCVLQPFSIPREETGAFRSTTRRAVLQQAHPSTSQSLVVEDEPPASEATKVYFSCPEDGCTKTYQSYGNLQKHLDAGKHLLRLERETTYDSIKKKWADTCTEVSRSYLRKETGSSTEDAVDHPVCKIPQGWALKTWRRTIRFTEKVKTHLKSIFLEGEETGRKASAADVCSKMRTQRDESGRKIFAKEEWLAADQIARYFSRLSVLYRSGRLALEQVNRESPEDEEEDYVAEAEEITTRLEIQRQLEL from the exons ATGGATTGGGCCATGAAATTTTTGCCAACCAGTTTTAGAGAAACTCAGCGAGACTGGTTTGGTAAAAAGGGCAAGTCATGGCACGTAACAGTTGCAGTTACAAAGAGCAATTCAGATAATATTGAG gCCAGAACGTACGTCCATTTGTTTGACGAATGCACTCAAAACTGGTTTGCGGTGGCTTCAATCTTAGAGCATACACTCACAACCGTAAAAGAGGCAAACCCTTCCATTCAAGAGGCATTCTTGCGCAGTGACAATGCTGGATGCTACCATTGTGCTTATCTCATCCTCTCACTTCCAAGCCTTGGAGACCGTGCAGGCATTAAGATAGCCAGATATGATTTTAGTGATCCACAGGCTGGAAAGGACGTCTGTGACAGAAGAATCGCCACGGTTAAAAGCCATATGAGGCGTTACATCAATGAAGGGCATGACATCAGAAGCGCCAGTGATATGAAGGCTGCTATCGATTCCTACGGTGGTGTCAAAGGGTGCCAGGCAGCAGTGGTGAAGGTGCAGGAGTACAGTCACACCATGAAAAAGCATACAATGTCAGGAATCCAGGCTCTCAACAATTTTAGTTTTGAGTCCGAAGGGCTGCGTGTGTGGAAGGCTTACAATGTAGGCCCtggtaaattgttttcaccAGTAAAGGTGAAAGGATTTGGGACACCTCAGGGACCAACTGACTTGTGCGTTCTGCAGCCCTTCAGCATTCCACGTGAGGAAACCGGTGCTTTCAGGTCAACAACGAGGAGAGCTGTGCTCCAACAAGCGCATCCTAGCACGTCACAGTCTCTAGTTGTCGAAGACGAGCCACCAGCTAGTGAAGCCACGAAAGTGTATTTCTCCTGCCCCGAGGATGGATGTACAAAAACTTACCAGTCTTATGGTAATCTACAAAAACACCTGGATGCAGGAAAGCATCTTCTTCGCCTTGAGAGAGAAACTACTTATGACAGCATTAAGAAAAAATGGGCTGACACGTGCACAGAGGTCTCACGTAGTTACCTACGCAAAGAAACAGGATCAAGCACCGAAGATGCTGTTGACCATCCAGTTTGTAAGATACCCCAAGGATGGGCCCTGAAAACATGGAGACGAACAATCCGCTTCACTGAGAAAGTGAAAACACATCTGAAGAGTATCTTCCTGGAAGGCGAAGAGACAGGGAGAAAAGCCAGTGCTGCAGATGTTTGTAGCAAGATGAGAACTCAGCGCGACGAGAGCGGAAGGAAAATATTCGCCAAAGAAGAGTGGCTGGCGGCCGATCAAATAGCTCGGTATTTCAGCAGACTATCTGTTCTTTATAGGAGTGGCCGACTGGCTCTAGAACAAGTAAACCGTGAATCACCCGAAGACGAGGAGGAGGACTATGTCGCGGAGGCAGAAGAGATCACCACGAGGCTTGAAATACAGAGACAGCTGGAACTGTGA
- the LOC137978541 gene encoding WASH complex subunit 1-like gives MPVQTYSVPLVLPNLRREESINQIVDSLEYLEKVSKDIFGRISKRVEENKERLAAINHRADLAQARIDKIKGIKKATRVFSSAKYPAPEKLQPYETLYSAENELAELKRQTYTLNSKFIAVDERTLKDKLQFYNVHLNVKKKQDEMKGEGLGSLPKNLQSVSSLLLFNTTENPYKKYVMLDPLSGAVTKTRSNIEEEEEDIGAAPISITQGEALDRMTAQNYFYVPNLGDVPEIDVPVYLPDLPGIADDLSYNADLGPSIAPSLPGSNIPDLPEVVEELPRTEGVPPPPPPSSGPAPPPPPPPSGPGGPPPPPPPPPPPPPEPEAVPPPAPSANGSTDTGALPSDVPDAVASDGRASLMESIRKAGGKGNAKLRSVKERKLKKKAEKEQSAVSGGGGGDLMGDLFAKLSMRRKGISGSKGDAGSSNAPPGTGSAMDKVSAMIPAPPKNDRSELTLSAGSDDWD, from the exons ATGCCGGTGCAAACGTACAGTGTACCGTTAGTTTTGCCTAATCTTCGAAGGGAGGAATCGATCAACCAAATAGTCGATTCGCTTGAATATTTGGAGAAGGTATCCAAGGACATTTTTGGTCGCATCAGCAAACGTGTGGAGGAAAACAAGGAACGGCTTGCAGCCATAAACCACAGAGCTGACTTGGCACAAGCGCGGATCGACAAAATAAAGGGCATTAAAAAGGCAACGAGAGTATTTTCCAGCGCAAAATACCCTGCTCCAGAGAAGCTGCAGCCTTATGAGACGCTATATTCCGCTGAGAATGAACTGGCTGAGTTAAAACGTCAAACTTACACTCTGAATTCGAAGTTCATTGCAGTCGATGAACGCACCTTAAAAGACAAACTGCAATTCTACAACGTTCACCTAAACGTGAAAAAGAAACAGGACGAAATGAAAGGGGAAGGGCTAGGATCACTGCCAAAAAATCTTCAATCTGTAAGCTCTCTATTGCTATTCAACACCACAGAAAATCCTTACAAGAAGTATGTTATGTTGGATCCACTCTCTGGAGCAGTGACGAAGACGAGAAGCAACAttgaggaagaggaagaagacatCGGTGCAGCGCCTATTTCCATCACGCAAGGAGAGGCATTGGACAGGATGACCGCACAGAACTACTTTTATGTACCTAATCTTGGCGATGTTCCTGAAATTGATGTTCCAGTTTATTTGCCCGATCTGCCAGGGATAGCTGATGACTTGTCATACAA TGCTGACCTGGGTCCTTCAATAGCACCATCACTTCCCGGTTCCAACATACCTGACTTACCTGAGGTTGTGGAAGAACTACCAAGGACAGAAGGAGTCCCACCTCCTCCCCCACCATCTTCTGGTCCAgcccctcctcctcctccccctCCTTCTGGACCTGGTGGTCCACCACCTCCAcccccaccaccaccaccacctccTCCAGAACCTGAGGCAGTACCTCCTCCTGCCCCATCAGCAAATGGATCCACAG ACACTGGAGCTCTGCCAAGTGATGTTCCAGATGCAGTTGCTTCAGATGGCCGTGCATCACTGATGGAGTCTATTCGCAAAGCAGGAGGCAAGGGCAATGCCAAATTACGCAGCGTCAAGGAAAGAAAGCTGAAGAAAAAAGCAGAGAAAGAGCAGTCTGCTGTGAGTGGCGGAGGTGGTGGGGACCTGATGGGCGACCTTTTTGCCAAGTTATCCATGCGTCGCAAGGGTATTTCCGGGTCCAAAGGGGATGCAGGTTCTTCTAATGCACCACCAGGCACAGGTTCTGCCATGGACAAAGTTTCAGCCATGATTCCTGCACCACCAAAAAATGACCGGTCGGAGTTGACACTCTCTGCAGGAAGTGATGACTGGGACTGA